The Helianthus annuus cultivar XRQ/B chromosome 11, HanXRQr2.0-SUNRISE, whole genome shotgun sequence region TCTGTAGAAATCCCCAATCAACAGTATCATAAGCTTTTTGGATATCTACTTTAAAAGCACACCATGGAGGACCAGCATGTCGAtggtaattatgcattaattcttGGGTGAGCATAATATTATCAGAAATTCTCCTGCCTGGAACAAACGCCGATTGATTAACGCTAACAATATCATTCAATACGCCTTTGATTCTATTAGCAATAATCTTGCTAATACAATTATATAAGACATTACAGCAAGCAATCGACCGGTAGTCAGTGAGAGCCGAAGGAGTAGGAATTTTCGGGATAAGCACTATAGTCGTGTGATTCAATTCCCTAAGAAGCTTCCCTGTTTCAAAAAAATCAATAATGGCACAAGTAACATCATTACCGACAATAGGCCACGCACTTTTGAAAAACGCCGCTGTATATCCATCCGGCCCCGGAGCTTTGTCAATACCAATCGAAAACATCGCCTTCTTGACTTCCTCCTCAGTGACCTGGCGGATCATATGAGAAGCTGTCTGTGGAGATAGAACCTTAGAGAATAAATCAGGAGCCGGATTGAGAGAAATATCCCCTTGAGCACCGAAAAATTTCTCATAGTGATGAACAAACGCTTGAAAAACCGTATCACCTTCATAAAGATTGCCATCCGAATCCTTTATCACGTCGATTCGACTACAATGATTTCTAATCTTTAGAGATAAGTGGAAAAAAGCAGAGTTCATATCCCCCGCTCTTAGCCAATCAACCTTGGATTTTTGTTTCAGAAATCGCTCCTCGTCCAACAACGCCTCTTGGAGTTCACGGTTAGACAACATCTCAGCAGCCCGTAGCTCAACATTAGACGGATCGCGATCAATGTTTAGCTGAATCTCATCAAGTTTTACGCGAAGAGCTTCCACTTTTTTGTGAAGATTTCCTTGTTTGAATAACATCGAACGAAGGGGATTTTTAAGTAGCCGAAGCTTCTTGACCAACCGAAATTGAGGAACACCATTAACATTAGTTTCCCACGTTTTCTTTACAATATCTGAAAACTCAGGTTTGAAAACCAAAAAATTAGCAAACTTAAAAGACCGCGTTTCACCTTAGTAGCGTCCGGGAACGACAGAATACAGGGGCAGTGATCAGAAAGCCTATACGGCTTGAAGATGGCAACCGCATTCTGAAATTCGGTAATAAAGGGGGTGTTGCCCATTACTCGGTCAATTTTCTTAAGAAGCCCTATCCCATTCTTTGGCTTTTGGCTCCATGTAAAATGGGTTCCCATGCGGTTAATATCAACAACCTCAATATCATCCACACACTCCTGAAAATCTCTCATGCCTGTAGAGACTGACGACGTACCCATAGAACTATCTTCAATGTTAAGAGCCGTGTTAAAGTCTCCTAGAATACACCATGGTTTGTTACCAACTAGGGCTTTATGCATGGACAAACTATGCCATAATTCCTTGCGTGAAACATAATAATTTGCAGCATAAACGAAAGAACAGAAAACCGTCTTCTTATCCAATTTGAAAACGAGCTGGATATGCATAACCTGAGAGGATTGCGCTAGAACCATCACATCAAAAATATCAGGATTCCATCCGATAATAATTCTCGTACCTTTGTCACAACAACCTCCATTCGAAGTCTACTCCCAAGAACGAAAAACGGACTTGCACACTCTACCCAGTTTACCAACATCCACATGAGACTCCAAGATCGCACATAAGCTCAAATTAAAATCATTGACTGCCTGCCGAACCTCCTTCTATTTGagagggcggttcaacccccttataTTCCAGGCCGCGATACTAACCATTAGTAACCATCGacgaaggagtgcttgcccctttacTCTTTGTATTTACCGTACCATCCATCATAAAATCATTCGTTTCATTGTACACCTCTTGAACCTCTTCATCCTCCGAATCCTCATTGTTCATATCCGGTTGTTTAACACTAGCTCCGGAATCAGCATCCACCTCATTGAGAACATCAAATGGATTGTTCAATCTATTCATGTTAGAAGTCGAAGCCCTATTGGAATCTCCCTTTGGCTTTGGCCCCACAGGACGATATTCGAACTTAGACTTTTGTTTACTCACGGGAATCCCAATTTTCTTAGCAGCTTTCTTCCCATAGACTCCTGTGTAACCCTCCTGATCCACAACAGGTCCCTTTTTTACTGGCTGATTCTTTTTAACATTCCGATTGTACTCCTGGTGCATATTCTTATTCGGTTTCATAGGTTGCTTCGGGCAAGTATCGGTAGTATGTCCAAAAACACAACAAGAAGCACAACGATGCGGACTCCATTCATACTCCACATACATAGTCTCTTTAATAAAACCCTCTCCTTCAGATTCAGGAATCGCCATTGTAATTTCCTCTCATAACTCTTTATCGGCTGAAACTTCGATCAACGCTCTAGCGTAACTACTACGACCCCATGAGTCCATGCACATAGACGTGGTAAACGAATCCAGCATCAATGGTTCCCCAATAGTCGTTGCAATCAAGCTAAGACCATCCTCCGTGTAGGCCGCAATAGGAActtcatgaattttaacccaTACTTGCACCTTCTTTACCTCTTTCTTTTCAAGTTTAGTTGTCGGGGTCTAGCAATTCAGAAACAAAGGCTGAGATCGAATAATCCATGGCCCATCCTGAAGAACATTAGACATTCCAACATCATCCTTaaacttgaagaagaaaaagccGTTGGCGTTCATCATAGTTTTTTGTAATCCATATTTTTTTCCAATTCACCCGCACAAAATAATCAACCACTGGAAAGGCAACACGATCCCCCAAAAAATACCCGTAGAGGGTATTAGCCAGCTTATCTTGTACCATACGAACTGATTCTCTCGGCAACACCACATCACAACCATCATGATTAACGAAACTAGCAAGTGAACGAAAATTAACCTTCCTCAAATTATTTGCACTTACCGAATCAGCGTATGACATGGGCTTAGACTTGGCATCACGAGAACCAGCCGTATCCCCCTTATTAGCCATTGATGAAGATTGTCCAGCAGCGAACAAGTTTTCCACAGGTTTGGAAATACTCATCAGACCATCCAAAATCGATGCATTCGTCGTAGAATACATACCTCTTCTCGGAAGTAAAGGGTTACCTTCAATATTAGTTACACGTAATCCAATCCCACGAATTGGTGCAGTTCCAGGTGTAGACAGTTCCTCAACCACAGGTTCACTCATGCTATCACTTCCATCTATGTTTATCGGTTTCTTAGACAAACCCTGGATTGAGTTAGGCGACTTACCGCGATCATGCATGACACTAGCAGCAGAGTCACCAAGCTTAGAACGATCATCCATACCTAATCAGACAACTCTCACGTGAAACCAGATTATTAAACAACCATGCACCCGTAAATCCAAAACCCTAAAGCCGCCACCAAAAACGAAAACAAAAGAAAGGCAAAACCCTAATCCTATAAACCCTAGATTGAAACCTGAACCCTTAATCGATTAAACCTGAGcatcaatctagctaaattaatctcagttaaccgcaatcaaCGACTACCAGTTTAATAAATCAGGGTTCTTGAATCAAAAACTAGAGCTGCGATTAAAGAAAAAAACgagaaaaaccctagttctagaTCGATCCCCAgtgctaacgagttcgttatagagaTTCACAAGAACAAACCttctaatcacagactgttatgcACAAGATCACGAAGAAAAACATAGGATTCATGATGAACAAGGAATCGCCTAGTAGGTGTGTTGCATTGACACACCCTTGTTCGGATTTGTTCTATTTATAAAATTcatcggggtaaccctttacccaaaaaaaaaaacaaggaaTCGCCTATAGGAGAGAGAGCATAGGGTTCTGTTACACGTCCAAATAAAGtctcaagttccggaatgttcgttactatacaaatcggtatagtttcgtagtttgacacaaatagtccctgcgattgaacaaacttgatttcaacacaccaaaccatccaaaacttatttctaagttatgtggaggttatttaaggtatgttaagcctatttcactattccggagtgttcgttgcattgaactggttatatttacgcatccgtgcgcatataaccttccaaaaagcgatttagagcttgaaatcggaatcgaattgaATTGAAAATTTACCAAACACAAttacacatataataacataaaaacacatataataacaccaaagcacattgctttattgataaccaacattgttttatattgaaccacgagtacagaacacagttgtcacatatCAATTTGATTTCATGACAAGTTTCCTTCAACACATTTATGCTACTTTAAATTTTCATATACACAAAACGGATTAGCAGCCATAAGAGTTAAAATCAGTTTACCTATTCCATTCTTCATAAATGCCAAACATGTTCTAGCCATTCCCAACACCATCGATGTATACCGATCAGTTGACATATATATAAACAAAACTCACAAAGTTCACACTAACATTCACAAACAGGGGGGGTATCAACTGACCAAATGTTCCGAGACAAGGAGAAATGCCTGCTGCCACGGCCACTGCTCACAAGCCGGAGCTCCAAGGTTCAAACTCGAGTCTGAAGAGGGCCTGTTCCGCTGCCGTACTCGGTGGTATTGTCGCCGGAAATCACGATCGCCACAACGGGACTACTCGTTGGACCGAGTTGCTGAGTCGCCGCATTCCGAGAGCCGGAGCCCTCGGGTTGCCGGAGTTCTCTATTTCTTCGAGTTTTCTGCTATCGACGCACCACCAAGGAGTGGTGGTCGGCTCCCGCTCCTCAGCAGCTCTCACTCCCTCTCTTTCTCTTGCAATAGTTTGCGTAGAAGAATGGGAAAGGGGAAAGGTTGAGTGTTGTCGGCTGATGTGTGTGGGTGAGGTGTTGACAGAAGGATAAGGGGGCGTTCTGATGGGGTGACTGGCTGGAGAAGACAGCCGAAAAAGCTTCGGTCGCCGGAGTAACAGAAGAATGAGGGGTGTGGTCTCGAGTGTATGCGGCTGCCATAATTttgtagggttttttttttaaatgagggGTAGGGGAGGATAAGTAGTTTATATAGTGTAGGGTTTTAGGGGGGGTTTAGGTAAGTGGGCTTGGGCCTAACCCAAGTGTGCGTGGATCTGTTTTTGCACCGTATCTTGTATAAACGGACTGGTCTGGTCTTGTTAGCTAATACGTAAATAATAGGGTCCCTCGTCATGGGATATTATTTTcgaaataataatagtaataataaatataatactaataataataataatgacaataataatagtaattattAGGCGTTCATTCGTACAGGATCAAAGGGAGAAACTTTTGGGAGCTTCCTTTTCGTGGTAGTATGACATGGGGGTGGAGAAAAATCTTGTCTATCCGGTCCTTTATTCGTCCGTTCATTTGGTTCTTGATTCGTGATGGTACGGAGGCTAATGCTTGGAATGACAACTGGTGTGCTTATAGCCCTTTGCGGGATTTCATTACCCCTAGACGAATTCATGGGGCGGGGTTTAGCATGCGATCTTCAGTGTCAGATCTCATTGATACTCATAATGGGTGGAAGTGGCCGATTGCTTGGTTTGACCTTTATCCAGTTTTGATTAATTTAATGCCTCCGAATATTGTTCATAATGTTCCTGATAAACTCGTGTGGAAGAATAGGCAGGGCAACGTCTCAGAATTCAGTGCTAGTGAGGCTTGGGAGAGCATTCGGGTGCGCGGTGAGGAGGTGGATTGGGTTAACTTGGTTTGGTACGGTCAGAGTATTCCGAGACATTCTTTCCACTTGTGGCTTGTTATTAAGAATAAGCTAAAAACCCAGGATCGAATGGGAGTTTGGGATGCAGGAAGTGCAACTAATTTAAATCTTATGTGCTGCCCTCTATGCAATCAGGGTAAGGATTCTCGGGACCATTTATTTTTTCGATGCTCCTATGCTTTGCAAGTGTGGAATCGGGTGAAGGAAATGGCTTATATGGATTCGGTTGATGAAAATTGGGATTCCATTATTGCTTGGCTTTCTCAACATGCTATTAATAATTCAGCGAAAAGCATTGTCAGTAAGTTGGTGGTTGCGGCTTCGTCTTATTTCATATGGCAAGAAAGAAACAACAGGCTGTTTTCTAGAACTCAGCGAAATGCAACAGTGATCGCAAACATTGTTCTTCATACAGTTCGCCTAAAGCTGATGACTTTCAAGGCTGGGAAAGGTATGAAACACCCGCTGATGCTAGAAAGATGGAAGTTCCAAGTGAAGGCGCTAAGTATTGATCCGGGCTAGAGTTTTTTGAGCTAGCGTTTGTTTAGTTGCCAATGTTTGGCTTCGGGCTGTTTTGTGTTTAGGTGGtgtgtttgttttggtttttgtaGGTTGGTTGTTTTGTTTGTGGTTGTTTGGTTGtgctagtcttggtatgccaagtctagcTCTTGTGTCCTACTTTTGGTACACTTGCGTGATTCTTTATTCTT contains the following coding sequences:
- the LOC110888149 gene encoding uncharacterized protein LOC110888149 encodes the protein MTWGWRKILSIRSFIRPFIWFLIRDGTEANAWNDNWCAYSPLRDFITPRRIHGAGFSMRSSVSDLIDTHNGWKWPIAWFDLYPVLINLMPPNIVHNVPDKLVWKNRQGNVSEFSASEAWESIRVRGEEVDWVNLVWYGQSIPRHSFHLWLVIKNKLKTQDRMGVWDAGSATNLNLMCCPLCNQGKDSRDHLFFRCSYALQVWNRVKEMAYMDSVDENWDSIIAWLSQHAINNSAKSIVSKLVVAASSYFIWQERNNRLFSRTQRNATVIANIVLHTVRLKLMTFKAGKGVTPGAYPSLLLSRREERVCISRSGGRPPESKGELLRLSPRDTIWYLNRLKESESSKLPVGQYPGVAFPY